A genome region from Myripristis murdjan chromosome 16, fMyrMur1.1, whole genome shotgun sequence includes the following:
- the znf1035 gene encoding zinc finger protein 1035 → MAHGWDSYFHNIQPLSSDPRSLRGSSESQGTLSQHTENFTGHHDFSNIVASQEAPSSNLSFNTNFYSNPGISRTDCVYQKYYGEMPWQPDGQQVAQDCLPSYGSSNIPDLATDGLSTSGHFPSSFAANLQELKQECGILTSSFLQDYSDVSSCSEADVNETRPSCKFMTSNSDSKPLTPTGNMAYPMASLCANMSETTLVLANLSKSETGDHCAQDKMENVEKVVKTCIQNDNISGTNMIATTTDSTEDNIKPIVCHEEQQQQQGVDMEEEQPFTQETQSDTPIGALGNLTEDVAQEEPDGPEEKQLCPKQETTVVVSYSMASCGSTGEDDLNSQVKEKERRESIENHNKSMVCDEQKNSSLSPVDDQNNVRKDNQDDQVKEIQQSTHESAGSEDIKVLDSQDATHEPKEYTCTTAAASSAAKENDGHSLESNDQDSLPLKSRPECIISSGSVEESNCESVCTGEDKEQSVSSQVISCVQPNNSSVHLNPCLEKEWTSPAVDTNSSPCPDEEQLVQQSHMAIEPSGLSEDGAENLGISSQELNTSEEVLGMLYGEPLSREDSPCEADETNSKTNQVEGTSVAGNESETIKHLEVQSPQLKCSLQMRKRLQPVVILKTLEPGSATNKAYHCAHCQHTTETVDNLIEHHHCSHSLHKFRFCPTCNVYLMSNEQVEKHFCGVTDEASQLSLDSTLKKKKHRHCPYKCNKCMVTFSKLIHYIKHMRTHTGKTPFKCDGCGLYFAQSSSLHRHQRVIGRCQGRRVTDSATNSDAAISKTETEKPKGLVPNSPYTSLPECYVKLVDVCRTNTCHLCHKRFLTPEKLKKHKYNVHKGKNGAVVLNQCIKSASQSLQNGSKEARGKHICPFCPRVFKYSYNRARHLRDCVRDLTFGGKGKLGKRYQCPMCRATFSLSSNRRRHIKNTCLKEYLSRLAKKKTECKDNDEKEKQIPPASTAPQKVPRYKCNLCPAVFCHASGKYRHMKKHEVFKLTGKLFKYKNSSFFPISKQTNVSSEKTEECKDTSNSDKPSSSLSLTCRFCGRCFSSSWSLKKHERNHRGERPYRCLECGKGFKKHSYLSAHKMVHQRRIQCTVCRKILPTIGELIQHRKSHLKKGMLQCPDCPMQFRFPVYLLRHIATHKHVEKKELTMEESPTLKPEEASKSADKEENQQEENQLQCSLCKMTFQDPQTLRKHCLKHISGASSRQCPFCKRNFSCRRYLLRHMHKHTGGKPFPCSNCGKQFYREVYLKLHQEKCLATKPRHVVITQTDKCNKSTQCPYCPRLFSRRNRLKQHINGHKSNTLVVCSKCGQFYGYTKLTQHARDCKGTLELNIGLPSPNGRCGKNNQKGHEIPLQNSATKTKMLQHSCSHCPQKFKYRSLLLRHLVSHTGVQPYACMHCGRRYSSQSMCLQHEAFCDGVYREVQSKVKSDVTTKLLDASCIKLGEKRQAEGEGEYKCKFCTKTFMKSRNLRRHILTHTEVKPYRCKACDSCFSRYDHLKVHQTRCKGKRHRLEVCIPKISLDDVGKGWQNKLDKLAIEKQQIFQCNICSASFASQSQLSRHFTMFHAAKSFSCSGCDASFAHEKSLKSHKQLCKCSSVSTETNGSLPVRTNPQTENVTKQLHGVRSKILQRIQPYFNKKHKYACNYCPRFFGNSWQLRVHTRLHTGEKPYVCDNCGERFIRKDYLQRHSVKCSHRDEQMDPVLCDRCGGFFSRASLESHRKSCISTPSLSVVSQQSKPKPSPPKGFSCAYCSSRFLIFSQLQEHFLNAHKQDTGLKPPASTAPLQQHLSNIVTIKEEPFDRGEGDKQLSGDGNLLFEQDEAFDEMDKPFSCPNCNMCFKNKSGLTGHLRVHTKEHPFTCKRCKRGFWNKNLLRNHYRRCRRLVSVAKINSNLDSVISEMDVVLNDSDVVFKQDSQTTATGGLLSISSKDIPKQNSRGNQEQSNLSREKKTVQYQCSECDKSFTDGLMLISHLEDHGRMEQEKKRNTCSKCGRVCASQGNLEKHMRMHGIQKTHYCPDCFKLFPSLAELEIHRASHDPSKQFACKICKQRFWTRISLCSHYSESHPNDAYTCRFCNKSYSVRKSLVRHYRMRHKKSRIHVSIDGSLKQKGSTEQQSSSQVSVTSESDDSKDENNHTEDSDSDTAPYFPCHVCGKTFLTSESLEDHQRCHLGEKPHECAECGKCFFQASQLQQHQRMHKSEFQCQTCGRGFVSLFALRKHKHTHGKSRPYRCSKCLLSFTGPSQLAEHMATHREDNFPCDICNRTFSSKSSRAEHRKRHAESGGCLPSLISPEEQRKSPSLSDCSLTIAKELKYRCGICNERFKDPEELSEHGCREAKERPYSCPNCNKHFLHASHLKKHTATHEQQQLSVYHCNQCNDTFSSSQHFLNHLKNHGDKNGAADTVENDREEHTKAFKCPLCQENFANATELIKHFPVHSDDAHECKICKLQFLSKNKLEEHERCHLTAATQFECTECSQSFLGSDAFRQHHCSRRQHAAESEYPSNRNSPVPCSQAVAEEEEVDVTGEDLYNCPVCAKRFASKSGLLEHQNKEHPHEKPFKCEFCGKTFTLRRYLRDHERRHRQKIDTEKKQFKCSQCLVTLDTPQDLSLHMRMHAEREVGEHRCDMCYKSFRQLSLLRHHQESHVGQVVYECTECDKAFAFPHLLEEHQQTHAGSSV, encoded by the coding sequence ATGGCTCATGGGTGGGATTCATATTTTCATAACATTCAGCCATTGTCATCAGACCCAAGGTCTTTGAGAGGGTCTTCAGAATCACAGGGAACTCTGTCCCAGCATACAGAGAACTTCACCGGACATCATGACTTCTCTAACATCGTTGCTTCCCAAGAGGCCCCATCATCAAACTTAAGCTTCAACACAAACTTTTATTCAAACCCCGGTATTAGTAGAACAGACTGTGTTTATCAGAAATACTATGGTGAAATGCCATGGCAACCTGATGGACAACAAGTAGCCCAAGACTGCTTGCCAAGCTATGGAAGTAGCAACATCCCAGATTTAGCCACAGATGGATTATCTACATCAGGACATTTTCCCTCATCTTTTGCAGCAAATCTGCAAGAACTTAAGCAAGAGTGTGGAATACTAACTTCATCCTTTCTTCAGGACTACTCGGATGTAAGTAGTTGCTCAGAGGCAGATGTCAATGAAACAAGGCCCTCTTGTAAATTCATGACAAGTAATTcagattcaaaacctttgactCCTACTGGTAATATGGCATATCCCATGGCAAGTCTGTGTGCTAATATGTCGGAAACTACTTTAGTTTTGGCTAATTTATCAAAGAGTGAGACAGGAGATCACTGTGCACAGGACAAGATGGAAAATGTAGAGAAAGTTGTGAAAACTTGCATACAAAATGATAATATTTCAGGTACTAATATGATAGCTACAACTACTGACAGTACTGAGGATAATATTAAACCTATTGTTTGTCAtgaggagcagcagcaacaacaggggGTAGAtatggaggaggagcagcctTTCACACAAGAGACACAATCAGACACCCCCATAGGTGCTCTTGGAAACTTGACAGAGGATGTAGCACAGGAGGAACCAGATGGCCCTGAGGAAAAGCAGTTATGTCCTAAACAAGAGACGACTGTAGTTGTTTCATATAGCATGGCTTCCTGTGGCAGTACTGGAGAAGATGACTTAAATAGTCAAgtcaaggaaaaggaaaggagagaatcAATagaaaatcacaacaaaagcaTGGTTTGTGATGAGCAGAAAAATTCAAGTCTAAGCCCAGTGGATGATCAAAATAATGTGAGGAAAGATAACCAAGATGATCAGGTCAAAGAAATACAACAATCTACGCATGAATCTGCAGGTTCAGAGGATATCAAGGTGTTAGATTCTCAAGATGCAACTCATGAACCGAAGGAATACACATGTACCACGGCTGCAGCCAGCTCCGCAGCCAAAGAAAATGACGGTCATAGTTTGGAAAGCAATGATCAAGATAGTCTGCCTTTGAAAAGTAGGCCTGAGTGCATTATCAGTAGTGGTTCTGTTGAGGAAAGTAACTGTGAATCTGTTTGCACTGGTGAAGATAAAGAGCAAAGTGTTTCTAGTCAAGTAATATCCTGTGTACAGCCAAACAACTCAAGCGTCCACCTAAATCCCTGCCTAGAAAAGGAATGGACAAGTCCAGCAGTGGATACAAATTCATCCCCTTGTCCAGATGAGGAACAGCTGGTGCAACAAAGTCATATGGCCATAGAACCATCAGGGCTTAGTGAAGATGGTGCTGAAAATTTAGGAATATCATCTCAGGAGTTAAATACATCTGAAGAAGTGCTTGGTATGTTGTATGGTGAACCTCTGTCAAGAGAAGATTCTCCCTGTGAAGCTGATGAAACAAATTCAAAAACTAATCAGGTTGAAGGAACATCTGTAGCcggaaatgaaagtgaaaccatTAAGCATTTGGAGGTACAATCACCTCAGCTGAAATGCTCTTTACAAATGAGAAAACGTCTGCAGCCAGTTGTCATTTTGAAGACTTTAGAGCCAGGAAGTGCAACAAACAAGGCATATCACTGTGCCCATTGCCAACACACAACTGAAACTGTAGATAATCTCATTGAACACCATCATTGTAGCCACTCCTTGCACAAATTCCGATTTTGCCCAACCTGTAATGTCTACTTGATGAGTAATGAACAAGTAGAAAAACATTTCTGTGGTGTAACTGATGAGGCCTCTCAGCTGTCATTGGATTCAaccttaaaaaagaaaaaacacagacattgcCCTTACAAGTGTAACAAGTGCATGGTGACATTCTCCAAATTAATTCATTATATCAAGCATATGCGGACTCACACAGGCAAAACACCATTTAAATGTGATGGATGTGGCTTGTATTTTGCACAGAGTAGCAGCCTGCACAGACACCAGCGTGTTATCGGTCGATGCCAGGGCAGGAGAGTTACTGATTCTGCTACAAACTCTGATGCCGCTATCAgtaaaactgaaacagaaaagcCGAAGGGCTTGGTACCAAACAGCCCATACACCAGCCTACCTGAATGTTACGTGAAGCTTGTAGATGTCTGTAGGACCAATACATGTCATTTATGTCATAAAAGATTCTTAACTCCAGAGAAACTCAAAAAGCACAAATACAATGTACACAAGGGGAAGAATGGGGCAGTTGTGCTTAATCAGTGCATCAAAAGTGCCAGCCAATCTCTGCAAAATGGAAGCAAAGAAGCAAGAGGAAAACACATTTGCCCTTTTTGTCCACGGGTTTTCAAGTACTCCTACAACAGGGCACGACATCTGCGAGACTGTGTTAGAGATTTAACATTTGGTGGCAAGGGAAAACTTGGCAAAAGATATCAATGTCCCATGTGTCGTGCTaccttctctctttcatccaACAGACGTAGACATATTAAAAACACGTGCCTGAAAGAATATCTCAGTCGGCTTGCAAAGAAAAAGACTGAGTGTAAGGACAAtgatgaaaaggaaaaacaaataccTCCAGCTTCAACAGCACCTCAGAAAGTGCCACGCTACAAATGCAATCTATGTCCAGCAGTTTTTTGCCATGCATCTGGTAAATACAGACATATGAAGAAACATGAGGTGTTTAAACTCACTGGTAAATTGTTCAAATACAAGAATTCaagttttttccccatttctaAGCAAACAAATGTCAGTAGTGAAAAGACTGAAGAGTGTAAGGATACATCAAATTCAGACAAACCCAGTAGCAGCCTTTCCCTCACCTGTCGCTTTTGTGGAAGATGTTTCAGCAGCTCATGGTCTCTGAAGAAGCATGAACGCAATCACAGAGGTGAAAGACCTTACCGCTGTTTGGAATGTGGCAAAGGGTTTAAGAAACATTCCTACCTGAGTGCTCATAAAATGGTTCACCAGCGAAGGATACAATGTACTGTTTGCAGAAAGATTCTTCCAACTATTGGGGAACTGATTCAGCACAGAAAATCACATCTTAAAAAGGGGATGCTGCAATGCCCAGACTGTCCAATGCAGTTCCGGTTCCCTGTGTATCTACTGAGACACATAGCAACCCACAAACATGTGGAAAAGAAAGAATTGACGATGGAAGAGAGCCCAACACTAAAACCAGAAGAGGCCTCAAAATCAGCAGACAAGGAGGAAAATCAGCAAGAGGAAAACCAGCTACAGTGCTCCTTATGCAAAATGACTTTTCAGGATCCCCAGACACTACGAAAGCACTGTCTGAAACATATATCCGGGGCCTCCTCACGACAGTGTCCATTCTGCAAACGTAATTTCAGTTGTCGTCGCTATTTACTTCgtcacatgcataaacacactggAGGCAAACCTTTTCCATGCAGTAACTGTGGGAAACAATTTTACCGTGAGGTTTACCTTAAACTTCATCAAGAAAAGTGTTTAGCTACCAAACCCAGACATGTAGTCATTACTCAAACAGATAAATGTAACAAATCAACTCAGTGTCCCTACTGCCCACGTTTATTTTCCAGGAGAAACCGCTTGAAACAACACATTAATGGCCACAAGTCAAATACACTGGTTGTCTGCTCAAAATGTGGGCAGTTCTATGGATATACAAAGTTAACACAACATGCGAGGGACTGCAAAGGAACGTTAGAGCTCAACATCGGTTTACCATCTCCTAATGGTCGTTGtggtaaaaataatcaaaaggGTCATGAAATCCCTCTGCAGAACAGTGCTACTAAAACCAAGATGCTCCAacacagctgctctcactgTCCTCAGAAGTTCAAATACAGGTCACTTCTCTTGAGACATCTTGTTTCCCATACTGGTGTGCAACcttatgcatgtatgcattgTGGCCGTAGGTATAGCAGCCAGTCGATGTGTTTGCAACATGAAGCTTTCTGTGATGGTGTTTACAGAGAAGTTCAATCAAAGGTCAAGAGTGATGTTACAACAAAATTGTTGGATGCATCCTGCATCAAATTAGGAGAGAAGCGTCAagcagaaggtgaaggtgaataCAAGTGCAAATTCTGTACAAAGACTTTTATGAAATCTCGAAACCTGAGACGCCACATTTTGACACATACTGAAGTCAAGCCTTATCGCTGTAAAGCCTGTGACAGTTGCTTTTCCAGGTACGATCATCTGAAAGTACATCAGACTCGCTGTAAAGGGAAAAGACATCGATTGGAAGTCTGTATACCCAAAATCAGTTTAGATGATGTGGGGAAGGGTTGGCAAAATAAGTTGGATAAACTTGCTATTGAAAAGCAGCAGATATTTCAGTGCAACATCTGTTCAGCAAGCTTCGCGTCTCAGTCTCAATTGTCCCGACACTTCACTATGTTCCATGCTGCAAAGTCATTTAGCTGCAGTGGCTGTGATGCATCATTTGCCCACGAAAAGTCTCTGAAAAGCCATAAACAGCTCTGTAAGTGCAGTAGTGTCTCCACTGAAACAAATGGTTCTCTTCCAGTTAGAACTAATCCCcaaacagaaaatgtgacaaagcaacTTCATGGAGTGAGGAGTAAAATTCTGCAGAGGATCCAGCCTTATTTTAACAAAAAGCATAAATATGCCTGCAATTACTGCCCTCGATTTTTTGGAAACAGCTGGCAACTGAGAGTGCACACCCGCCTGCACACAGGTGAGAAGCCATATGTCTGTGACAATTGTGGTGAAAGATTTATACGGAAGGATTATCTGCAACGTCATTCGGTAAAGTGCAGCCATAGAGATGAGCAAATGGACCCAGTGCTTTGTGATCGATGTGGAGGGTTTTTCTCTAGAGCCAGTCTTGAAAGCCACAGAAAAAGCTGCATTTCCACACCAAGCCTATCTGTCGTCAGTCAACAGTCCAAGCCTAAGCCAAGTCCACCCAAGGGATTTTCATGTGCATACTGCAGTTCCCGTTTCTTGATATTTTCACAGCTCcaagaacattttttaaatgcacacaaGCAAGACACAGGTTTGAAGCCACCAGCATCCACTGCTCCTCTACAGCAGCACCTGTCAAATATAGTGACCATCAAGGAAGAGCCATTCGACAGGGGAGAGGGTGATAAACAGCTGAGTGGTGATGGCAACCTATTGTTCGAACAAGATGAGGCTTTTGATGAGATGGACAAACCTTTTTCCTGCCCAAACTGCAACatgtgctttaaaaataaatctgggCTGACTGGCCATTTGCGTGTGCATACAAAAGAGCATCCTTTTACCTGTAAAAGATGCAAGAGAGGCTTCTGGAATAAAAATCTACTTCGTAATCACTACAGGAGATGTAGAAGACTTGTAAGTGTTGCTAAGATTAATTCTAACCTGGATTCAGTCATCTCAGAAATGGATGTAGTGCTTAATGACTCTGATGTAGTGTTCAAACAAGATTCCCAAACAACTGCCACGGGGGGTTTACTGAGCATCTCCAGTAAAGACATACCAAAGCAGAATTCAAGAGGAAACCAGGAGCAGAGCAACTTATctagagaaaagaaaactgtgCAGTACCAATGTTCAGAATGTGACAAGAGCTTCACAGATGGTTTAATGCTCATTAGTCACCTAGAAGACCATGGAAGAATGGAACAAGAGAAAAAACGTAATACATGCTCCAAGTGTGGGCGGGTATGTGCCAGTCAAGGAAATCTTGAAAAACACATGAGAATGCATGGCATTCAAAAGACACATTATTGCCCTGACTGCTTTAAGCTATTCCCCTCCTTAGCTGAGCTTGAAATCCACAGAGCAAGTCATGACCCGAGTAAACAATTTGCTTGCAAAATATGTAAACAGAGGTTTTGGACAAGGATATCTTTGTGTAGTCATTACAGTGAAAGCCATCCAAATGATGCATACACTTGCCGCTTCTGTAATAAGAGCTATTCAGTGAGAAAATCGCTTGTTAGACACTATCGGATGAGGCATAAAAAAAGTCGGATACATGTCAGTATTGATGGCTCTCTGAAGCAAAAAGGGAGCACTGAACAACAATCCAGCAGCCAAGTCAGTGTCACTAGTGAAAGTGATGACAGCaaagatgaaaataatcatACTGAGGACAGTGACTCAGACACAGCACCCTACTTCCCCTGCCATGTCTGTGGCAAGACATTCCTTACATCAGAAAGCCTTGAGGATCACCAACGATGTCACCTTGGTGAAAAGCCACATGAATGTGCAGAGTGTGGTAAATGTTTTTTCCAGGCATCCCAACTGCAACAGCATCAGCGAATGCATAAATCGGAATTTCAGTGTCAGACATGTGGCAGGggctttgtttctctctttgcatTGCGCAAACACAAGCATACGCATGGTAAGAGCCGTCCATATCGCTGCTCCAAATGCCTCCTCAGTTTCACAGGACCCTCACAGCTGGCAGAACACATGGCCACCCACCGTGAAGACAATTTTCCATGTGACATATGCAATCGCACATTTTCCTCTAAGAGTAGTCGAGCTGAGCATCGAAAAAGACACGCTGAGTCAGGTGGTTGTCTCCCATCTTTAATTTCACCAGAGGAACAAAGAAagtctccatctctttctgaCTGCTCCTTGACAATTGCAAAAGAACTCAAATATCGCTGTGGAATTTGTAATGAGCGTTTCAAAGACCCAGAGGAGCTCTCAGAACATGGTTGCAGGGAAGCCAAGGAACGACCATATTCATGTCCAAACTGTAATAAACATTTCCTGCATGCATCTCACCTGAAAAAACACACGGCCACccatgaacaacaacaactcagtGTGTATCACTGTAATCAATGCAACGAtaccttttcttcctctcagcaTTTCCTAAACCATTTAAAGAATCACGGTGACAAGAATGGTGCAGCAGACACTGTGGAAAATGACAGAGAAGAGCATACAAAGGCTTTCAAATGCCCATTATGCCAAGAGAATTTTGCTAATGCCACCGAACTGATAAAGCATTTCCCAGTGCATTCTGATGATGCCCATGAATGCAAAATTTGCAAACTGCAGTTTCTCTCTAAAAATAAGCTTGAAGAACATGAGCGTTGTCATCTGACTGCAGCTACACAATTTGAATGCACTGAGTGCTCCCAAAGCTTTTTGGGAAGCGATGCTTTCCGCCAGCATCACTGCTCCCGTCGCCAGCATGCAGCAGAAAGTGAATATCCATCAAACAGAAATTCCCCTGTCCCTTGTAGTCAGGCagtggcagaggaggaagaggttgATGTTACTGGGGAGGACTTGTATAATTGCCCTGTTTGCGCAAAACGTTTCGCCTCTAAAAGTGGCCTCTTGGAGCATCAAAATAAAGAGCATCCACATGAAAAGCCATTCAAATGTGAGTTTTGTGGAAAAACATTCACACTGAGGCGGTATCTTAGGGACCATGAGCGAAGACATCGTCAAAAAATTGACACTGAGAAGAAACAGTTTAAATGTTCTCAGTGCCTCGTTACATTAGACACACCACAAGATCTGTCCTTGCATATGAGAATGCATGCTGAACGAGAAGTTGGAGAGCATCGTTGTGATATGTGTTACAAGTCATTCAGGCAGTTGTCCCTTCTTAGGCACCACCAAGAAAGTCACGTCGGGCAAGTTGTGTATGAATGCACAGAATGTGACAAGGCCTTTGCTTTTCCTCACCTCCTGGAGGAACATCAGCAGACTCATGCAGGGTCATCTGTGTAA